The sequence below is a genomic window from Mytilus edulis chromosome 2, xbMytEdul2.2, whole genome shotgun sequence.
TGCCGGATGCAccaagtattaaaaaaaacctgaccAAACACGGTCAAGATTGACATGAATCCGAATTGTTACACAGAACGGCTATTTTTAGACATGACTTTTGTTATGGTTTGTGTAGACTTAAAATAGATCACAAATTATTCAGGAACGGTTTAGATACAATATTTCACCACGGTTCGGGTTGAAAATTTATGTTACCAGCCGTTTAAACAAGATCAAGAATAAAATATTATCAGACTGTACAGACTCAGAGTGAGACAGTATAAAACCAAGGAATCCTGGAAACTCAGTGAATAgctttttgttgtatttttttaccAGGAATTTTTAAACTGTTGCATATTTGTGCACATAAAGTTTTACTGTCGAAGGATGGCAAACTCATTACTTGATTCACTCAAGTcatttgacaaaacaaaattgaaacaaacagACACTAAAATTACAACCACTGAAGGACTACAGATAGTCGAGAAAAGGGATTCTCACGGACGGATAATACACGAGCTGGTTGGAGGGAGAACATACGGCTTTGTTGCATCAATAGTAGATGATTTACAAGTTGGAGAAGTTTTATCCGATCATTTAATTATTGGTAAGTTTTAATACTTGTATccatttgtttgtgtgtttgttgTTTATAGATATAAAGTTATTTTCTTCATCATTCATTTTCTTCATCATTTATTTTCTTCATCATTTCCACTGATCATTTCACTCTGTTCGTTCGTACTATGAAAAAAGATATTTTCTGATCTtactaaaataaacaacaaacaagaAAATGGGTTTTGTGTTCGTTACAAAGattcaataattttataaaattaacaaatgactAACAAAACAATAAAGATCATCATACATATGTATCAATGTCAACATGTTTTATAATTACACAAGTATCAAGCGTACTAAGCTACTACTAAAAGGAGGGGGGAGGGAGGAAAAGCTAACGCATTAATCAAACAGACCCATACAAATTCCTTATATACCCTCACCCGGAAACGCTCCTTCAAAAACATAACCCGGGAAAAAATACCAAGTAAGGAAAACCCCCTTTATGACATAACGGAACGCAAAGAAATAGATTGAcgcgtggtatgagtgccaatgagacaactctccatcctagtcacactttgtaaaagtaaccattataggtcaaattacggccttcaacacggagcattggctcacaacgaacagccaGCTattaaaggaccccaaaaatgaAACATGTTCTTATATAACTTATTATAGAACtatagtaaacattttttttgtaggatCACAGGATGTAGCCCATGACTTATCATTGTTGGAAAAGTTCAAAGTTACCCATATACTGAACCTAGCTTCTTATGTGCAAAATAAATACCCagacaaaatcaaatataaaaccaTTAAAATTAATGATCTTCCAGAAGTGCAAATTCTTCCCTATTTTGATCAAGCATTCGAGTTTATTGATGAAGGTGTGAGAGACGGATGTGTATTGGTTCATTGTAACGCTGGTGTTTCTAGGTGTTCCACGGTAATTATTGGCTATCTGATGAA
It includes:
- the LOC139513281 gene encoding dual specificity protein phosphatase 19-like, producing MANSLLDSLKSFDKTKLKQTDTKITTTEGLQIVEKRDSHGRIIHELVGGRTYGFVASIVDDLQVGEVLSDHLIIGSQDVAHDLSLLEKFKVTHILNLASYVQNKYPDKIKYKTIKINDLPEVQILPYFDQAFEFIDEGVRDGCVLVHCNAGVSRCSTVIIGYLMKTHHMSLTEAYNLVKEKRPAIRPNDGFRVQLKTYEEKLKMDRKS